The Gossypium arboreum isolate Shixiya-1 chromosome 6, ASM2569848v2, whole genome shotgun sequence DNA window tagTTGAAAAGTTAGAACTTAGGGTCCGTTTGGAAGCcaagaaaatattttttggaAAATGTTTTCCTGGTTTTACggtgtttggaagcttgaaaacattTTGCATTTGGAAAATGTTTTTCAAGACATGGGTAAAATGACTAGCAATTTagggaaaatgtcttaccgaTTTCTTTTTAATAAGACATTTTCCATCTCCTTCTTCATCCAGGTAAAATTTCTCTCCTTCTCCCGTTCTTCAACTTCTTATATATCTCTTCCCTTTTTTCCTTAGTTCGTCGTATATCTTCTCTTCTCAGGCAATACACACtattttttcctctcttttcaGGTAATTTCTCAAATTTCGACATATTTTTCGATTATCAgtgaaattttgttattatttttcgaTTCATAGAGCTTTGAAGGTTATATTGAATTTCTGGGATTTTTTTGGGGGGGATAATGTTTGGATTTGGTGGAAAAGGGTTTTAACTTTGATTATTGGTGCTCTTTTATTTAGTTCGAAGTACTGTTTCGAAATGCTTGAGAATGGATTTGTTGTGCTTGGCTTGATATTCAAGGTGAAATTTTTACGGGCTTTTCTATTGGAATTTATTACaagatttttattttcttaatagaTTTTATTCCCAGTGTTTGATGGGGCTTTTTAGAAGTATGAATGATTGAGTTTGTAtccttttgtgtgtgtgtgtggagaGAGATTAAGATATTGTAAGAACGGAATCAGTGTAGCCAGAGTTTGTATCCTATGGTTTGTAATCTGTTTGTATTGGATGTTCTATTTTCAGCATTCTTTCATTCATACAAACTTGAGTATGAGTCTCAGTTTCTCGCTTTGTTGTTTATGTTTGCCTTTGTTCAACTCCCCCCTCCTCTGTAGCTATTCCTTTATCCGAAAAAAACACAGGTTTTGATCTCCTAAATCTTTCTACAACAgtcctctctctctttttttctttataattttggATAAATTAGTAATAAATTAAGTAGGCTAGAAGTTAGTAGTAAACCACCTTGGCCACCCATTGTTTTTCTTTAATAAATAGAACAAATATTTCTCCAACTAAAAACACCCATATTGCGCTTACCCTAAGCTTTTTCTTTGTTGCATGATTCAATCtaaaaaaaatcatgttttcCCTAGTAAAATTATGTTTCTTTTTTGAAATCCGCCAAATAATCTGGCTTATTGTAAAATTCAGTGCAGTGTAGCCCCCTATTCTTTTTAATGTTCTGAAAAACTTATCACATATGTTGTTATCGTATTTTTATGGTGATGATTTTCCTGTTCTTTCATGTACTGTATTAGAACTTTTTAACAATGTGACTGattggaaagaaaataaaataatcaagcATTTGTTGCACCTTTCCAAATATGGACATACATGTAACTATTGTTTATAATGTTGATATACTTTCATCTGTTTTCTTTTTCATTGGGAataaagtaaatatatatatatatatatatatatatctgtgtgTGTGTGTAAATAGATATATATTGTCGTATGTCCTACTTCTTTGTACTAGATTCttcacttcttctttttttttgcttGGTGCTTAGTTTCACTGGGATCTGGGGTCACTTCACAATGATATTATTGACACATTATTTTAGGTGAATGAAAGGAAGATGCATGTGAGAGTggatcaaataaaaaaaatgataagGTAATGAAAGGGAGACCATGCTAAGATGTCTTTAAGgttataatataatttagtttttatttttatttttttaatttttaaaatgttatataaatataaaatgaaaaagaaaaataagtgtTGCATTGCTAACCTACTTAGGTCTCTAAAAAACCATTGGAAAAGATAAAAagtatgttaaaattttaaaaaaatagtggTGCTTGGGCCTCTAAAACATTGGGGAAGATAAAAATGGGTTGTAAAGTATTAAGTGTAGGTTGGATTATTGTATTGTATGATTTATcaatttatgtttgaattggttgaattAATGTTATAATCGAGAACAAATGGTTTTGTTGAGATTTATCATTTTATAGTGTTTCTAGTGTACAAACTATATATGCCATTCAATGTAATAGAAATATGGTTAAATCTCATTTTTTCGATTATATATAAGATCCTTGTTTCTAgaagtttttttttgggggggttctATGCAAAATTTGTTCTATTAGGTACTACAGTTTGTGATGAATATGTCTTTAATTATgccttttttgttattatttaagtTGGGGTTGGTTAGTTAACTCCATTCCTTTTAGTCATGGTAACTTTAGTCATGGTAACTTTAGTCATTGCTTGAGTCATTGCTTAAGAAACTTTCATAAATGTATGTATGCACTTTAGTCATGGTAACTTTAGTCATATATGTGATCTTATGAAAAGTTTGCATCTTTTTTTGtagtgataaaatatttatgtggcattattttgtgtagatggatcgtaATCAAGATCAAAATGCAATTGTCGGAGTCGTGGCTTCAATTTTAGCTTTTGGGGCTCTctggattaaaaaattaaaaactaggaaGGAAATTACTTCTCACCCTCGTGTGAATTGAGattatgaaagagaaaattatattaatagtattttatatagtgGTGACCAGCATTGTATTAATGTGATAAGGATAAGACCGATAGCCTTTTTTAATTTGTGTGATATTCTTAGTAGAAATAGTTTGTTACAATCAACTAAATCGGTGAATATTAgggagcaagtagttatatttttacatataattggtcaTAATGTAAGGTTTCGAGTGATTGGATCTAAATATTATAGATCAACTGAGACAATTCACTGTTACTTTAGGGTTGTATTGAgagctattttgaaattgtataagctagttattagattacctgttcctagtgaaatcagaaacaatccaaggttttatccttattttaaagattgtattCGAACATTAGATGGAACTCATGTTCGTGCATCCATTCCACTTAGCATTCAAGGAAGATTTCGTAGCCGTAAAAAGGGGACAACACAAAATGTATTGGTTGCCATTACATTTCatttgaaattttcctatgttctagCTGGTTGGGAAGGTAGTGCACATGATTCTCGTATTTTAAGTGATGCACTTTCACGCCCAAGAGGATTAAGAATTCCAGAAGGTAAgaattataaaacattaaataccAAATAGTTCTAGTAATCTCATAATCTATTAGTAATAATTATGTTTTGTCAAATTGTAGGTAAATATTATCTTACTGATGCTGGATATGGCATCCGAAATGGATATATTACCTCATATCGTGGTGtccaatatcatttaaaaaagatTAGTGCTTAGGGGCCTGAAAATGCAAAGGAGCTCTTTaatcttcatcattcatcattgcgAATCACTATTGAACATGTTTTGGGGATTTTGAAGAAACGGTTTTGTGTATTAGATGCtgaaccattttggaattttcaaactcaaatagatatagttttggcttgttgtatctttcataatcatataataggagttgatcctagtgatttacttaatcaaggattatacGAGGAGCCTGAGTCTAATTTGATAATACCAACTCTTACGGagcgagaagaaagagaagaagcaagagaATGGTCTATTAAGAGAGATGAAATTGCACAAACTATGTGGACTGATTATATGGCTAGAATATTAGGTAGGTTTAAGGCTTAGGGTTATTGTTGCTATGTTATGTATGTCTTAgtattaaaaatttttttttttgttaatgttggttagataatgatattgaaattttagtttgttggattttgaaattattatgtcttgaatttgttacatattgaatttattatgttttaagcttgttggatattgaaatgattgacaatgacaattattaatgtagaataggtaagggcaacaaagaagggacctccaagcaattcaggtggacaaaccgatggaacatctttttcttgaaattctagTAGAGGAGGCCCAGAAAGGAAATAAGCCTTCTAAATCTTTCAAAGCAGTTTCTATTAATCGAGTTACCGAAGCTATTTCAGAAAGATTTCAAGTCTAATGCGATGCGAAGCATGTGGAAAATCATTTGAGGACTATAAAAAACCAGTGGCAGGATTATATGCACAATTCGGGGTGAAAGTGGTTTTGGATGGgatgataacatgaaaatgatcacATGTGATAGAGCAACATATGATGTAGCAGTGatggtaatatatgtatatatatatgttaagtatatttcaattgtttttttacttgttattctaattgtttataatatctaacaggcacacaagaagtatgaaccatttttgaataaaaatattgatcattatgatgaaatggCTTTGTTGGTTGGCAAAGATATGGCAACAGGGAGTTTTGCCAGAACATTTGCTGACATAGATTTGGATGATGATAACCAAGATTCAGTGCATATAGACTGGGACAATGAAGAGACTAAAGAGGTAAGAACAAAAGTATCTTCATCTGGCACATCCAAACGTAAAAGAAAAAATGCTCAAGAAAGTGTCGTtgatgaacaaattaaatttgtgggtgaacaacttggcaaaattgctaatgcTTTGGAACAATTTATTGCGGATAAGACACCACATCTTTACGAAGAAGTGATGTTGATGGAGGTAGAAGAATTTGATGATGTCTTCCTGTGTTCTGTGTTTGATTATTTAGTGAGTCATGAATCCGAGACTAAAGCTTTTTTAGTTAAAACTAAGAAGCATAGAAAAATttagcttcaaaaattttctcaaggttgaagatattgatacttttaaTGTGGTGAAATATTAGTTATGCAGTTGCACAATGTTGTTGTTATTATGTGGTGTACTACTAATTATGtatttggataatattattattttctagtattaattgtggtttggaagctaatttataattattcaatccttgtttttattttttataacacaattacaaataatttatttgactttggttgttttcaatttataacggttaatattctagcttaataattgagtattattatatatttaatttgatttatttatttataaataaatcattgcaatatatgtaaaataatttaaaatataaatttattaatatatatataaatttattaatatatgtaaaacaacttttaggaaaatattttcaggaaatctgccaaacaacagaaaatatttttcacagattcatccaaacaccaaaaaaagtaaacaatttttagaaaagtaaatcattttccagaaattaTTTTCCGGAAAACATTTTACTGGCAAATAAACGGAgccttaattataaatcatttgaaccCTAATTGATCTATCCCtccactagctcgttgaaaccagaaatgaattgcatgttgaatcaaatgaacagaaatgaatagaaatgataaagttagcGAAACGAGCTACAGTcagaaataaattttttttctcactaagtatgaAAATGACCTAaggattaaaataatttttttgaattaatatttaattaattgaagttcaaaactgaaattaaattaattaatcattataaatccattgaatgtagaaattaaatagattttctcatagattcttttatgataatgttgtcatgattttaacggaattagaatcgggttgaaaaaattatttaattaaaaatttaatttaataaataatatttatttggagAGAATAACAGAGAAGGTTGTTTGGTTAAAAGCCAAAAAAGTTCAAGATCCGTTTCACTTAAAACACATTTATTATTTCGAGAAAAAGTTTATTACTATAACACAAATTAACTCGGTTTTCAaaatttctatttttctattGTGTAAAAACCATTATTGAACCGGATTTTTATACCTATTTAaattccatttaaaaatttttgatttttctctatactaaataccattttcaaatcgaattTTTATGCTTATTTAAATCTCATTTCACACTTGAAAAGGAATCTCCTTACtcaccaataataataataataataataataataataataataatgatgatgataatatGCAAAATTGTCGCTAAAGTGGAAATTGAAATTTGCCATCATACTTCACATTTACTAGTATTTGTCATTATACTTATAAGATAAAAGATAAATTTACCACTTTAGTTTAactttatattgaattttgttgttttatttttatttgattgaattttgtaactaaaattacatttttttatttGCCATTGTTTTTTATGATATATGTAGctttatttttaaagttattatttcattaaatagaaattctagtttttaatatttataagttaaattactgttaactattaaaataaaatatttgaaggaatttttattattaaattatgtttttaaattatcaaaattaatattgagccggtaaattttaattaaataattaaagttggtgaaaattttagaaaattcaaattatagtagtaaaatttaatcacataaaatttaatgataaatttactcatattttcaaaatataataacaaatatcaataaaataaaatataatgacaAATTTCCATATATTATAGTAAATTTCCACtctaaaccaaataataataattgctcttattcaaaaaataataataataactactCATTACGATAATGAGAAGCTGAATGTGCTGCCTGTAACGCATAAGACAAGACCAATATATTTTTGTCTGAAAACCTTTCCTATTCTAGGAAGCAAGCATTCATCTTGCAAGAATCTCCTCCCTATTGCAATTCTTTCCTTAAATGGATGGTTTTTCCCtacttttggaaaaaaaataaagaaaataattcGTTACTCCTGATCTGAGAGATATATGCTCCCATGCATGATGTGATAACAACTATTGCATGCCTCAACTGATCTTGGAACAATATAAACACCAGCTCTAGTCAATGCCAATGCTGCCTTTCTTCTTGCATTTTTTTCAGTAAATTCTATCATTCTTTTCACCATTTCATAAGCTTCTCATGGAAGAAAATCAAAGGCAACTTGTCTCCGATGCTATTGACTACAAGGGAAACCCTGCCGACAGAACCGCCTCTGGTGGTTGGGTGACAGCAACTCTTATTCTGGGTGAATTTCTTCACTAGTTCTCTACGTACTCTATAATCAAACTACTTTCATTTTCCAGATTTATGCATGCAGTGGTTTTGTATGTGTTACTACGGATATGCTGTAAATTTCATGTTTTGGTCGCCATTTGATCTTTTGACATTGATGAtatatttcattttctgagcACTCCAATGACTTCATTTCCACACATGAGAATTAACTGTCATTGCTATGATTACTCTTTTTTGGAGTTGAGTTATCTGAGAGACTTTCAACAATGGCAATTGTGTTGAACCTGGTAACATATTTAGTTGGCACAATGCATCTGTCTAGTTCTACTTCTTCAAATATCAGTACAAACCTTGGGGGCACATCATATATGCTATGCTTGCTTGGAGGGATTCTTGCAGATACTTTCTTAACTCGATATCGAACCATAGCCATTTTTGCTGTGGTTAATGCAATGGTAAGCAATTAAAGCATCTCGCTTTCTTTTTTTCCCGGAGTTCTATTCTTTTACTTGATAGCGCTTACAACCTCGGCTATATGATGAACTAGGGTACTTGCTTGTTAGCAGTCTCAACAGGGCTGCCGAAGCTGCGTCCACCGCCTTGTAACCCTGCTCAATCCAATGAGTGTGTAGAGGCCAACAGCCTGCAAATGGGTGTCTATACTTTTGCTCTGTACTTACACGGAATAGGACTTGGTGGGATTAAGTCAAGCGTTTCTGGATTCGGAACAGACCAATTTGATAAGAATGATGAGAAGGAAAACCTGCAAATGGCGACCTTCTTCAACGTTTTCTACTTGATTATCAACATAGGGACCCTGCTAGCTGTTACTGTTCTGGTTTATATACAAGACAAGGTAGGTCGAAGCTGGGGTACGTTATTTGCTCCGGTTTTATGTCCTAGCGTCTCAAGGAATTGTTCGGTTGATGTGCCCGTATACTTTCAAACAAAATGGAGTAGCTGAACGCAAACATCGTCACATTGTAGAAGTGGGCATCCAAGC harbors:
- the LOC128293835 gene encoding protein NRT1/ PTR FAMILY 6.2-like — its product is MALLVGKDMATGSFARTFADIDLDDDNQDSVHIDWDNEETKELLMEENQRQLVSDAIDYKGNPADRTASGGWVTATLILVELSERLSTMAIVLNLVTYLVGTMHLSSSTSSNISTNLGGTSYMLCLLGGILADTFLTRYRTIAIFAVVNAMRLQPRLYDELGYLLVSSLNRAAEAASTAL